Proteins from one Chaetodon auriga isolate fChaAug3 chromosome 19, fChaAug3.hap1, whole genome shotgun sequence genomic window:
- the slc26a1 gene encoding LOW QUALITY PROTEIN: sulfate anion transporter 1 (The sequence of the model RefSeq protein was modified relative to this genomic sequence to represent the inferred CDS: inserted 1 base in 1 codon), producing the protein MADVASCLYPSCSFFLGAQLTTLSTSXSLFLSLCGLLFIPKTMEEVTKVTETPVAPPLFLERQVRQRQPTVSVLKSKLKQTVTCSVPRVRSTLTGFFPVVRWLPKYKLREYVWGDVMSGLLVGIILVPQAIAYCLLAGVEPIYGLYTSFYANIIYFLMGTSRHVSVGIFSLMSLMVGQVVDKELFLAGFDLNEDSTASGPDVLNATLGTNLTAGKLHTVELLGLQCGKECYSISIAAALTFLAGIYQVMMAVFQLGFVSVYLSAPMLDGFATGASFTILTVQAKYLLGLKIPRHQGYGTTVVTWINIFTNIHKTNLCDLITSAICISVLVAGKEIQDRYKDRLKIPLPTELLVVVGATLASHFGELNSRYSSSVSGHIPTGFIPPQVPSFGLMAQVALDAIPLAVISFAFTVSLSEMFAKKNGYTVRPNQEMLAIGFCNIIPSFFHSFTTSAALAKTMVKDSTGCKTQVSSLISALVILLVLLFFAPFFYDLQKCVLACIIIVSLRGALRKFKDIPAKWRDSRNDAIVWLVTMSATTLISVEMGLLVGIVFSMMCVIFKTQNPKVSLLGRASGTDFYEDMDEYKNLMPPPRVQVFRFQAPLYYANKDSFLKSLYKAVGVEPFLEMTKRRKAEKKAKDMSSKQVKANGDKNNGEVVIGLVQRQLDFHTIVLDCSAIPFIDSTGLATFKGLIKEYKEIRVSVLLANCNTSIVDILQKGEFFGKDDKDMSSLLFHTVHDAVLHANSTFAAAESRSDDSVV; encoded by the exons ATGGCTGATGTTGCCTCCTGTTTGTATCCAAGCTGCTCCTTTTTTCTGG GAGCACAGCTGACAACATTAtccactt tctccctcttcctctcactgtgcggcctcctcttcatcccaaAGACCATGGAGGAGGTCACCAAGGTCACAGAGACCCCAGTGGCCCCACCACTTTTCCTGGAACGGCAGGTTCGTCAGCGACAGCCCACAGTTTCAGTCCTCAAATCCAAGCTGAAGCAGACTGTGACCTGCTCTGTGCCCAGAGTTCGATCCACCCTGACCGGTTTCTTCCCTGTGGTGCGCTGGCTGCCAAAATACAAGCTCAGAGAGTATGTCTGGGGCGACGTGATGTCAGGTTTGCTCGTCGGCATCATCCTGGTGCCACAGGCTATCGCCTACTGCTTACTGGCAGGAGTGGAGCCCATCTATGGTTTATATACTTCATTTTATGCCAACATCATCTACTTCTTGATGGGAACGTCCAGACATGTCTCTGTGGGGATCTTCAGTCTCATGAGCCTCATGGTTGGACAG GTGGTGGATAAGGAGCTATTCCTGGCAGGTTTTGACCTTAATGAGGACTCCACAGCATCTGGCCCTGATGTGTTGAATGCCACGCTGGGCACCAATCTCACAGCTGGTAAGCTTCACACCGTGGAGCTACTGGGTCTGCAGTGCGGGAAAGAGTGTTACTCCATCAGCATCGCTGCTGCACTTACATTTCTGGCTGGCATCTATCAG GTCATGATGGCAGTGTTTCAGCTAGGCTTCGTGTCTGTATACCTTTCAGCTCCTATGCTGGATGGTTTTGCCACTGGAGCCTCTTTCACCATCCTGACCGTGCAGGCTAAATACCTGTTGGGTCTAAAGATTCCTCGTCACCAGGGCTATGGCACAACTGTCGTCACCTGGATTAATATCTTCACCAATATTCACAAGACCAACCTGTGTGACCTCATCACTAGTGCCATCTGTATCTCTGTGTTAG TGGCAGGGAAGGAGATCCAGGACCGCTACAAGGATCGTCTAAAGATCCCTCTGCCGACTGAGCTCTTAGTAGTGGTTGGAGCGACACTGGCCAGCCATTTTGGGGAGCTGAACAGCCGTTACAGCTCCAGTGTTTCTGGACACATCCCCACAGGGTTCATTCCTCCCCAGGTGCCCAGCTTTGGTCTGATGGCACAGGTGGCACTGGATGCCATTCCTCTGGCAGTCATTAG TTTTGCCTTCACAGTGTCGCTGTCCGAGATGTTTGCTAAGAAAAACGGCTACACGGTTCGTCCTAACCAGGAGATGCTGGCCATCGGCTTCTGTAACATCATCCCCTCCTTCTTCCACTCTTTCACCACCAGTGCAGCACTGGCAAAAACCATGGTGAAGGACTCAACAGGCTGCAAGACACAG GTATCGAGTTTGATCAGCGCCCTGGTTATCCTTCTAGTCCTCCTTTTCTTCGCACCTTTCTTCTACGATCTCCAGAAGTGTGTTCTTGCCTGTATTATTATCGTCAGCCTTCGAGGCGCACTAAGAAAGTTCAAGGACATCCCGGCCAAGTGGCGCGACAGCCGGAACGATGCCATTGTGTGGCTGGTCACAATGTCAGCCACGACTCTGATCAGTGTGGAGATGGGCCTCCTGGTCGGAATAGTTTTTTCCATGATGTGTGTCATCTTCAAGACCCAGAACCCTAAG GTCTCTCTCCTGGGTCGGGCCAGTGGCACTGATTTTTATGAGGACATGGATGAGTACAAGAACCTCATGCCGCCACCTCGGGTTCAGGTCTTCCGCTTCCAGGCTCCTCTGTACTACGCCAACAAGGACTCATTCCTCAAATCTCTCTACAAAGCTGTCGGAGTTGAACCTTTCTTGGAGATGACTAAGAGGAGAAAGGCTGAGAAGAAGGCCAAAGACATGTCCTCAAAACAGGTCAAGGCAAATGGCGATAAAAACAACGGAGAGGTCGTTATTGGACTCGTACAAAGACAGCTGGATTTCCACACTATAGTTTTAGACTGCTCTGCCATCCCCTTCATAGACTCGACAGGCTTGGCTACATTTAAAGGGCTGATCAAGGAATATAAAGAGATCAGGGTGAGCGTACTCCTTGCCAACTGTAACACCTCAATCGTTGATATCCTGCAGAAAGGAGAATTCTTTGGGAAGGATGACAAAGACATGAGCAGCCTGCTGTTTCATACAGTCCATGATGCAGTTCTTCATGCAAACAGTacatttgcagcagcagaaagcaggtCAGACGACTCTGTGGTGTAG